In the genome of Vicia villosa cultivar HV-30 ecotype Madison, WI linkage group LG7, Vvil1.0, whole genome shotgun sequence, one region contains:
- the LOC131617883 gene encoding inactive protein RESTRICTED TEV MOVEMENT 2-like — MDQIQKTQPAPERVYKDLQPYFEWIEDETSSTLILLLRGFTKEQLRVKVTSKGVLRINCERQGIQNMWHRFGKEFPIPQYCDTNDVKAKFERGVLSIKFRKLITPDNKPKEQETITNPPQEEASMARQNSDEAKAPTQAQVVDEPREMQKEDEKENNRIEEQVENDQKNVKTNDESSETKEVIKTREVQKKHQGKITQRLKTRVLDFNISLRSKDDKDVDELGFGFGDTRPKRGKMCMNMFVATLLVLVVGAYVKNVWWSSS, encoded by the exons ATGGATCAAATCCAAAAGACACAACCAGCACCTGAACGTGTTTACAAAGATTTACAACCTTATTTTGAGTGGATTGAAGATGAAACAAGTTCCACTCTTATCCTATTGCTTCGAG gattcACAAAGGAACAATTGAGAGTGAAAGTGACTTCAAAAGGTGTTCTAAGGATCAATTGTGAAAGACAAGGAATTCAGAATATGTGGCATCGTTTTGGTAAAGAATTTCCAATTCCTCAATATTGTGACACCAATGATGTGAAAGCCAAGTTTGAACGTGGAGTACTATCAATCAAGTTTCGCAAGTTGATCACCCCGGATAATAAGCCTAAAGAACAAGAAACTATCACAAATCCACCACAAGAAGAAGCTTCAATGGCGCGTCAAAATAGTGATGAAGCTAAGGCGCCAACACAAGCACAGGTGGTTGATGAACCGCGAGAGATGCAAAAGGaagatgaaaaggaaaataacaGGATAGAAGAACAAGTTGAGAATGATCAAAAGAATGTGAAGACTAATGATGAGTCATCCGAGACTAAAGAAGTTATTAAAACTCGTGAAGTTCAGAAAAAGCATCAAGGCAAGATAACACAAAGACTGAAAACAAGAGTTTTAGATTTTAATATAAGTTTGAGATCAAAAGATGATAAGGATGTTGATGAATTAGGTTTTGGTTTTGGTGACACAAGGCCTAAGAGGGGGAAGATGTGTATGAACATGTTTGTGGCAACCTTGCTGGTTTTGGTGGTTGGAGCATATGTCAAAAATGTATGGTGGTCATCATCATAA
- the LOC131617882 gene encoding inactive protein RESTRICTED TEV MOVEMENT 2-like, with amino-acid sequence MAQIQKTQPAPERVYKDLQPYFEWIEDEASATLILMLPGFTKEQLRVQVTSKGVLRINCERQGIQNMWHRFGKEFPIPQYCDTNDVNAKFERGVLSIKFPKLITPDNKAQEQETITNPPQKEASIARQSSDEPKAPTQAQVIDEQRETPKKKEMKPISDEKEKNKIEEQIENDQKKNEVEPIGDEKEKNKIEEQIENDQKNVKTNDETSEKKEVVKPHEGKGKRQGKITQRLKTRVLDFNISLRSRDDKDDDQVGFDFVDTRPKRGKMLMNMFVATLLVLVLGIYVKNAFWASSKSS; translated from the exons ATGGCTCAAATTCAAAAGACACAACCAGCACCTGAACGTGTTTACAAAGATTTGCAACCTTATTTTGAGTGGATTGAAGATGAAGCAAGTGCCACTCTTATCCTAATGCTGCCTG gaTTCACAAAGGAACAATTGAGGGTGCAAGTGACTTCAAAAGGTGTTCTAAGGATCAATTGTGAAAGACAAGGAATTCAGAATATGTGGCATCGTTTTGGTAAAGAATTTCCAATTCCTCAATATTGTGACACCAATGATGTGAATGCCAAGTTTGAACGTGGAGTGTTGTCAATCAAGTTCCCCAAGTTGATCACGCCGGATAATAAGGCTCAAGAACAAGAAACTATCACGAATCCACCACAAAAAGAAGCTTCAATTGCGCGCCAAAGTAGTGATGAACCTAAGGCGCCAACACAAGCACAAGTGATTGATGAACAACGAGAGAcgccaaagaaaaaagaaatgaaaccGATTAgtgatgaaaaagaaaagaacaaaattgAGGAACAAATTGAgaatgatcaaaagaaaaatgaagTGGAACCAATTGgtgatgaaaaagaaaagaacaaaattgAGGAACAAATTGAGAATGATCAAAAGAATGTGAAGACTAATGATGAGACTTCGGAGAAAAAAGAAGTTGTTAAACCTCACGAAGGTAAGGGAAAGCGACAAGGCAAGATAACACAAAGATTGAAAACAAGAGTTTTAGATTTTAATATAAGTTTGAGATCAAGAGATGATAAGGATGATGATCAAGTAGGTTTTGATTTTGTTGACACAAGGCCTAAGAGAGGGAAGATGTTGATGAACATGTTTGTGGCAACCTTGTTGGTTTTGGTGCTTGGAATATATGTCAAAAATGCATTTTGGGCATCGTCAAAATCATCTTAA